A stretch of Actinomycetota bacterium DNA encodes these proteins:
- a CDS encoding twitching motility protein PilT: MAGLTLDTGALIAADRNDRAFWAFLKEAVVRGVVPVIPAPALAQAWRTPRQARLHQVVKASWVEPLDEPLAKSAGELC, from the coding sequence GTGGCGGGCCTGACCCTGGACACGGGGGCGCTGATCGCTGCCGACCGCAATGACCGGGCATTCTGGGCCTTCTTGAAAGAGGCCGTTGTCCGGGGAGTTGTCCCGGTTATCCCGGCGCCGGCCCTGGCCCAAGCCTGGCGCACGCCTCGTCAGGCTCGCCTTCACCAGGTGGTGAAGGCCTCCTGGGTGGAGCCCCTGGATGAGCCCCTGGCCAAATCGGCCGGCGAACTCTGCG